In Nitrosophilus labii, the following proteins share a genomic window:
- a CDS encoding c-type cytochrome encodes MRYLLLILPFLLFLIYTVTKGEKSVFKENIIKNERSITKSEKEYLEELKIIDTPQYFEQYTIDVINNGSNILNYPSGAMDGGYVSKEDAKKIAAYMATLQGFKPSHPEWVKEGAMLFYGNCVGCHGVEGKGQKGAFPDLTRRPLLGIELRKKKIYEKLKKE; translated from the coding sequence TTGAGATATCTACTTCTCATTCTACCTTTTTTACTATTTCTGATTTATACTGTTACTAAAGGGGAAAAAAGTGTATTCAAAGAAAATATTATAAAAAACGAACGCAGTATTACAAAAAGTGAAAAAGAGTATTTAGAAGAGCTTAAAATCATAGATACTCCACAATATTTTGAACAATATACAATAGACGTTATAAACAACGGTTCAAATATTCTAAACTATCCATCAGGTGCAATGGACGGCGGTTATGTTTCAAAAGAGGATGCAAAAAAGATAGCTGCATATATGGCAACTTTGCAAGGTTTTAAGCCATCTCACCCTGAATGGGTAAAAGAGGGGGCAATGCTCTTTTATGGAAACTGTGTTGGCTGTCATGGAGTTGAAGGCAAAGGGCAAAAAGGAGCTTTTCCTGACCTTACTAGAAGACCTCTTTTGGGTATCGAACTAAGAAAGAAAAAGATTTATGAAAAACTAAAAAAAGAGTAA
- a CDS encoding saccharopine dehydrogenase family protein, giving the protein MYKRTKMNRVLIIGAGGVGRVVAHKCALNKDVFNEITLASRTLSKCEEIKQEIKDKWNLDINVAKVDADNLNELIDLINLVKPNLVINVALPYQDLTIMEACMETKVDYLDTANYEHPDTAKFEYKEQWALHEPYKQRGIMALLGSGFDPGVTNVFVAYAQKHYFDEIHYIDILDCNAGDHGYPFATNFNPEINIREVNSKGRYWENGKWIETEPMELKMVWNYPEIGPKDSYLLYHEEEESLVKHIKGLKRIRFWMTFSESYLTHLKVLDNVGMTRIDPIEVDGCKVVPLHVLKALLPDPASLGARTKGKTNIGVVCEGIKDGKRRKVYIYNICDHQEAYKEVYSQCVSYTTGVPAMIGAKMILTKKWYKPGVWNMEQFDPDPFMEELNKQGLPWTILEMDPDETREIKQ; this is encoded by the coding sequence ATATATAAAAGGACGAAAATGAACAGAGTTCTTATCATAGGTGCCGGAGGCGTAGGTAGAGTCGTAGCACATAAATGCGCCTTAAATAAAGATGTTTTCAATGAAATTACATTAGCAAGCAGAACTTTGAGCAAATGCGAAGAGATTAAACAAGAGATAAAAGATAAATGGAATCTAGATATCAATGTTGCCAAAGTAGATGCAGATAATCTAAACGAACTTATAGATCTTATAAATCTTGTTAAACCAAATCTAGTAATAAACGTAGCTCTTCCTTATCAGGACCTTACCATAATGGAAGCCTGTATGGAAACAAAAGTCGATTATCTCGATACTGCAAACTACGAACATCCAGATACCGCAAAATTTGAATACAAAGAACAGTGGGCTCTGCATGAGCCTTACAAACAAAGAGGTATAATGGCTTTGCTTGGAAGCGGATTTGATCCGGGGGTTACCAACGTTTTTGTTGCATACGCCCAAAAACACTATTTTGATGAAATTCACTATATTGATATACTCGATTGTAACGCTGGAGATCACGGATACCCTTTTGCAACCAACTTCAATCCCGAAATAAACATACGTGAAGTTAACTCAAAAGGAAGATATTGGGAAAACGGCAAATGGATAGAAACAGAACCTATGGAACTTAAAATGGTTTGGAATTATCCTGAAATTGGACCAAAAGATAGTTATCTTCTGTATCATGAAGAGGAAGAGTCTTTAGTAAAACATATAAAGGGTTTAAAAAGGATAAGATTTTGGATGACATTTAGCGAAAGTTATCTAACACATCTAAAAGTTTTAGATAATGTTGGAATGACAAGAATAGATCCTATAGAAGTAGACGGATGCAAAGTGGTACCTTTGCACGTTTTAAAAGCTCTTTTGCCAGACCCTGCAAGCCTGGGCGCTAGAACAAAAGGAAAAACGAACATAGGAGTAGTCTGCGAAGGTATAAAAGATGGAAAAAGAAGAAAAGTTTATATCTACAACATCTGCGACCATCAAGAAGCTTACAAAGAGGTCTATAGCCAGTGTGTTAGCTACACTACAGGGGTACCTGCAATGATAGGCGCAAAAATGATTTTAACAAAAAAGTGGTATAAACCGGGAGTATGGAATATGGAACAGTTCGATCCAGATCCATTTATGGAAGAGCTTAACAAGCAGGGACTTCCTTGGACTATCTTAGAAATGGATCCAGATGAAACTAGGGAAATTAAACAGTAA
- a CDS encoding 4Fe-4S binding protein: MKIKVDPSSCVRYYSKFSECKFCEYICPENAIITKESALEIYQDKCISCGACVGVCPVEALKLTNLSMPEFFFDFLKSDETVISCKTNFVCLSALNVEYLISLALIKEFVLDLGHCEECEIKERCFPKILENIDEANYVLSTISDKEIKAQNLCKIVDKETDRREFFNIFTLKGVVGAVKEVEDEVKALENPKVELPTHQIKAIREKNIPDKRKVLFTVLKKIETPKNYKYLENEYLTFISDKTIDDTCDNCSICYRICPTAALNTDSRFSKIYFDPMLCVKCHLCHDVCEKKSIKLSSYFDTEEFFESKQKTLKSFNIVRCDDCGNFFTYLGGEKLCQRCKIEEQEAKDLWGIS; the protein is encoded by the coding sequence GTGAAGATAAAGGTAGATCCAAGCAGTTGTGTAAGGTATTATTCAAAATTTAGTGAATGTAAATTTTGTGAATATATTTGTCCAGAAAATGCGATAATAACTAAAGAGAGTGCATTAGAAATTTATCAAGATAAGTGTATCTCTTGCGGTGCATGTGTCGGAGTATGTCCTGTTGAAGCTTTGAAACTAACAAATTTAAGTATGCCGGAGTTTTTCTTTGATTTTTTAAAAAGTGACGAGACTGTTATAAGCTGTAAAACAAACTTTGTCTGTTTAAGTGCTTTAAATGTAGAATATTTAATATCTTTAGCTCTCATTAAGGAGTTTGTTTTAGATTTAGGACATTGTGAAGAGTGTGAAATAAAAGAGAGGTGTTTTCCAAAAATTTTAGAAAACATCGATGAAGCAAATTATGTGCTATCAACTATTTCTGATAAAGAGATAAAAGCGCAAAATCTTTGCAAAATTGTCGATAAAGAGACAGATAGAAGAGAGTTTTTTAATATCTTTACCCTTAAAGGTGTTGTTGGAGCGGTAAAAGAGGTAGAAGATGAAGTTAAGGCTTTGGAAAATCCCAAAGTCGAGCTACCTACTCATCAGATAAAAGCCATAAGAGAGAAAAACATACCGGATAAAAGAAAAGTTTTATTTACTGTTTTAAAAAAGATTGAAACTCCTAAAAATTATAAATATCTTGAAAACGAATATTTAACCTTTATCTCCGATAAAACTATTGACGATACTTGCGATAACTGTTCAATATGCTATAGAATTTGTCCAACAGCGGCACTAAATACGGATAGTAGATTTTCAAAAATATATTTTGATCCTATGCTTTGTGTAAAATGTCATCTTTGCCACGATGTATGTGAAAAGAAAAGCATAAAACTAAGCAGTTATTTTGATACGGAAGAGTTTTTTGAATCGAAGCAGAAAACATTAAAGAGCTTTAATATAGTCAGATGTGACGATTGCGGTAACTTTTTTACATATTTAGGCGGAGAAAAACTGTGTCAAAGATGTAAGATAGAGGAACAAGAAGCAAAAGATTTATGGGGAATAAGTTAA